Part of the Brassica oleracea var. oleracea cultivar TO1000 chromosome C8, BOL, whole genome shotgun sequence genome is shown below.
ATAAGGTCTTAGGGTCGGTTAATGATAATTTTCCCTTATAGAAATAGGAAACTAGGAACATAATGAAAATCAAAACACGAAACAAAAAGGAAATCCAAATCTTAACAAGAACGTTTCTTGGCAGGAAAGCTATCAAGATGCTACATCAGGTCCCCCGGGATTAGAAAGATTCGACCCCGAATCAGACAACGGATCAGGAGAAACATAGCGTGATAAATAGCGAACGTTGAAAACATCTGATGTCGTGATATGAGCAGGCAGTTGAAGACGATAGGGGTTGTCGTTGATACGTTCAAGAACTTCAAGAGGACCGATCTTCTTAGCTTTTAGCTTATTGTAAGAATGAGCCGGCATCCCGTCTTTAGTTAAAAATTCCCACACTTGATCTCCTACTTCGAATACAACACGATGACGATGAGCATCAGCCGCATTCTTGTAGGTAGCCGCAGACGTTTGTAAGTTGGAGACCACTTGGTCATGGACTGCATTAATATCGCCGATAAAGTCAGCAGCAACACCATGGCGCCTAGTGAGATCAGGCAAGACAGTAAGATCGAGAGGTCCACGCGGGATCATGCCATAAACTACCTGAAAAGAACTAAAACCTGAACTCCTATTCAAAGCGTGGTTGTGAGCAAATTCTGCTTGGGGAATTTTTGAATCCCACGATTTGATGGAGTCACCCACAAGGCAACGGAGCAAATTTCCCAAGGAACGGTTAGTGACTTCAGTCTGGCCATCAGTTTGGGGATGGTAAGCTGAACTCATATCAAGGTTGGTGCCTAACATCTTTCAAAGGGAACGCCAAAAGTGACCTAAGAAACGAGAATCTCGGTCTGAAACGATAGATGTGGGCAAGCCATGGAGACGATAAACTTCACGGAAGAACAAAACAGCAACCTGAAGTGCGTCTGAAGTCTTCTTACAAGGGATGAAGTGCACTATTTTGGAGAAACGATCGACCACCACAAATATAGAGTCGAAGCCTTTTTGAGTACGAGGAAGTCCCATAACAAAATCCATACTGATATCAGTCCAAGGCTGAGTAGGGATAGGAAGAGGCAAATAAGAGGCCAGCATTGGTGGCATGACCCTTCGAACGTTAGCACACTACACACCTTTCCACAAATCTTTCAACATCGCGACGCAGGGTTGGCCAGTAGTATGAACGTGCAAGGAGATGCAGAGTTCGGTCACGACTAACATGACCCTCTCCATGTGTTTCAGAAATAAGCTGCAGACGAAGACTGCAGTCCGGAATACAAAGACTTACTCCACGAAACAAGAAACCATCGTTTAGTGTATAATCTCGCGAGGATCCAGCTTGCACATCCGTGAGCACACTGCCAAAGAAAGGATCAGATGGGTATAACTCGGAAAACGTTCCAAAACCAGGGACAGAGACATGTAACACCGAAAGGAGGGCACGGCGTCGACTTAAGGCATCTGCGACACGGTTTGAAACACCAGAAGTATGCTTAATCACAAATGTGAACTGCTGAAAATACGACACCCAAGAGGCATGACGTGCAGAGACTTTATCTTGACTGCTGAGATGTTTTAATGCGTCAAGATCAGTAAACAACACAAATTCTTTATGACAAAGATAATGACGCCAATGTTTGACGACTTGGACAACGGCATAGAACTCGACATCATAAGTACTGTAACTTGCACAAGCTCCCATCAATTTTTCACTGAAGAACACAACAGGACGATTTCGTTGACTCAAAACTGCACCAATACCAGTTTTTGATGCATCACAATGCAACTCAAAAACCTGTGAGAAGTCCGGTAATGCCAAAATAGGGGCAGAGATGAGTTTCTGCTTAATGATGTTGAAGGCAAGTGTAGCTTCCGGCGTCCAGATGAAAGAGCCTTCTCGCCGAATACAATCTGTCAGAGGGGACATAAGAGTGCTAAATTGTGGTACAAACCGTCGATAAAAGGAAGCAAGGCCATGAAAACTCCGTGTTTCAGACAGCGTTGCCGGTATTGGCCAAGACTGAATCGCCTCGACCTTGGCAGGGTCGACTGAAAGACCCTCTGCAGAGACAATGTAGCCAAGGAAGTGGACTAGCGAAGCCCCGAACTCACACTTTTTAATAGTGGCGAACAGCTGATCACGGTGAAGTACGAGCAAGACTTCTCGGAGGTGAACGAGATGGTCAGCAAGGTTCTGACTGAAGATGAGAATGTCATCGAAATAAACTACAACAAACTTGCCAATAAACGGTCGAATGGCTTGATTCATGACACGCATAAAAGTACTTAGAGCATTAGATAATCCAAATGGCATAACAAGCCATTCAAAAAGTCATTCTCTTGTTTTGAAAGCTGTTTTCCATTCATCACCAGGTCGAATACGAATTTGGTGATAACCGCTTTTTAAATCTAGCTTTGAGAAAACAGAGGCCGTACCAATCTGATCAAGGAGATCGTCTAGGCGTGGTATAGGAAATCGGTAACGAACCGTGATTTTGTTAATAGCACGGCTATCTACGCACATACGCCACGAGCCATCTTTCTTTGGAATAAGTAAAGCTGGAACGGCGCAAGGGCTTGCTCTCACGTAAGAAGCCTTTCGCCACAAGATCTTCAACTTGTCGTCGGAGTTCCTCGTGCTCGCTGGGACTCATACGATAATGAGCTCGGTTGGGAAGAATAGCATCAGGAACTAAATCAATGTGATGCTGAATATCGCGAAGAGGTGGCAGTCCGGTTGGCAAATCGCCTGGAAAGACATCACCGAATTCTTGTAATAGTGGCGCGAACTCAGGAGGGATCTTCTGTGGAGAGAGAGCTGGCGCGGTGCGTACAAGAAGAAAGACAAGTCCTTATTCCCGCATAGCTGCTTCAAATGGTTTGCGTTGGAGAATGAGAACCGGTGAAGACTTTTTAGCTGAACCTTCGGGCTCATTAGGTTGTAGTGTATAAGTACGGTTGTTAAGACGGAACGTATAAGTGTTGAGAAAGCCGTCATGCTGAATTCTTCGATCAAAGATCCACGGACGGCCCAAGAGGAAATGGCAAGCATCCATAGGAGCAACATCACAATGAATTTGATCCTTATATGCATCACCAACTGAAAAAGAAATTAAAGCGTGTCGAGTGATGAGTAAGTCTGTCTTCTGATCCAGCCATGCTAACTTATAAGGATATAAATGTAGTTCAGTGGCTAAATGAAGTTTGTTCACAACTTCCTCTGCAATAACGTTTTCACTACTGCCCGAGTCTATGATGAACGTGCAGACTTTGCCGCCAATAGTACACTTTGAATGAAACAGATTATGTCGTTGTGGGTTGACATCGGCTCCACGGGGAGCTCGACACACACGACGGATCATTAAAGCAGGTCCAGTATCTGCGGTAAGGACTTCTGGTTCCTCTGTGATATCATTGGTTTCCTCATCGTAGATGACTTCGACATCGTTCCCTACAGTGTCCAAAAGGAGACCGCGTCTATTACGGGTAGGGCAATTGGACTGTCGATGACCGATTTCACCGCAAGAGAAGCAACGTAGGGAAGTAGGACGATTGCCACGATTGTCATTGTAGGGAACAATGGCAGTCTCTGGTTTAGTTTGAGCAGTGTCCTCTGTTACAACCTGTGTTGTTGGAAGTTGTGCTGGTCGAGAAGAACGCGGAACTGTCCAATGCGTGAATGGTGATGATTTAGTCTGAGCTTCGATAGTGAGAGCTTGTTGATGAGCTTCAGACAATGTGAGAGGATGAAAGAGGGTGATAGTATGTTGAAGCTGTTGACGGAGTCCTGCCGTGAAGCGTGCAACTAGCTGTCGCTCCGAGTCTTGAATGTCGACGCGGGTGAGAAGTAAGAAGAATTCCGTAGAGTATTCAGCTACAAAACGTGTTCCTTGTCGGATGGTGTGGAGGCGTTGGAACATGAGCTGGTCGTAATTGTAAGGCAATAATGTTTTCTTGAGTTTCGACTTAAGCTTATCCCAAGACGTGATTTTAGGTTTTCCGAGCCGAGCTCGAGCTGTTTTCAATTGTGTCCACCAGGCCGCGGCACGTCCACGAAAACGCATAGTCAGAAGAGGAACACATCGCTCCAATGGGGCTCTTTTAAACTCAAGAATTTCCTCAACCATAACTATCCAGTCAAGTAGTTCTTCGTCTGATGTATTTCCATGGAACTCTGGTATCTCGGTTTTGAATCCCGTCGTCCATTGAGTATCTGCTGCTGCGACTGGAGCGTTGTCTTGAGCTATATCTTGGTTGATGCAAAGAGGAGCAAAGGGATTGTCATCAACTGCTTCTGCTATCGGATCATCTTCTTCGTTTTCATCTTCCGAATCGGTATCATTAGGTTCAACGCGAGCTGGGGGTGGTGATGGTCGTTGAACATTAAGGGTTTGGAGGGTGGAGGTGATTGTAGCCATCTGGGCTTGAAGCTCAGCTATGGCGTCGCGGGTGATTTCTGCCTCGGTACGTAACAGTGCTCGACGAGTTCTTGCCATCGTCTTAGACAACAAGGAACGTAGGAAAGCTCTGATACCAACCTGGCGCAGCGTATCAACGGTAACTCAGCTCAAATCTAAAGATTTAGGTTAAATCTTTAGAGATCTGACTTCTTGAATCGAAGAATTGAATCAAATTCGATGCAAGGCTCTCGTATTGATGATAGAATCAAATCAATGCAAGGATTTAGAGAAAACTCTAGTTTATTATCTTTCAAAAACTAAGTAATAGAATTACATAATGATGCCTTTATATAAGGTCTTAGGGTCGGTTAATGATAACTTTCCCTTATAGAAATAGGAAACTAGGAACATAAAGGAAAATCAAACACGAAACAAAAAGGAAATCCAAATCTTAACGAGAACGTTGCTTGGCGGGAAAGCTATCAAGATGCTACATCACAACCTAATAAAAAAGGTTGTATATTAAATCTATGACATGGTACCATTTTTGTAACTGTTTACTCATTTTGTATCTTTGTCTTGCTCAGTGGTGAATTCACAATCGTGAATAGACATCTTCTTCACGATTGAACTAAATTAGGACTTGAATTCCCAGAATGAAAAAGGTTCTCATTAATGAGAATGATTCTATAGGAAATATCTGTGAGATACATGATGGTCTGAAAAGCCATTTACAAGTATAATGTTTAATTTTTTTTTTTTTTTCATATTCCTAAAGTCTGAAATTTCACTTTGTTCATCATGCAATTCAACTCAGAACTGCCTGGGAAGTTAGAATAATCACCCTCAGTTGAAAATATGTGCGGTAGATCCCAAGGAGATTCACTGAAAATTGTTCTATTCTCTAACTGGACCCCGTCTAAGTTTGAGACTCTTGTTTCAACATTCAGAACCTTGTGAAATAAACAGATGCAACATGTAGCTTTGAAGTCTCTAAAGCCACCAAAACAATGAAATGCTCTTGTTTGTGTAGAAAAGGCTGTAGCTTTATGGTAATGATCTAGACAGCAATGATTCGAGCCAGGTAAAATCTTTAGATAGCATCCCACCAATGCACAGGTATGCCTCACTGATCTGAATCTGCAAGGAGGTTGACCTATTGCAGCTTGCAGAGCCTCGGCTGCCTCTTGAACCGCAGCGTTAGCCTCTTGAGCCATGTTAGCCTCTTGATCCTCTTGAGCCGCATCTTGAGCCGCATTAGCTTCTTGAGCCGCCACATTAGCCTCTTGACCCGCATCTTGAGCCTGATTAGCAGCATCTTGAGCCGCGTTAGGAAGAGCCGCCACCTGATTAGCAGCATGTTGACCCGCCGCCTGAGCGTCCGCTATTGCAACATCCTAAAAACAAAAGGGGCAACTTTATAAATTTAACAAAGAAAAGAGAGCATAAACCCTAAAATAGAATACACAATACGATACGATACGAAAGAAGACTCACTAAAAAGATCAAACCCTAAAAGCCATCTCTATACCTATCGTCATCTCTACTATGGATGGGATATTTGCTAATTATAATCAACCTTCAAAAAACTTTCTTAAAACGGATTGATTGGATAATCCAATCGAAGTTCCACCGAATCATCGATCTTGGATTTGGAATTCAACAATCCATGATACTGACTAATTACAGGAACTAGTTTTCGTTTCTTCGGGGGTAGATCCATGGCGGAGAGAAATTGAACGACAAGGTTTGGGAGGGGAGAGAAAGTGAACAATGGAGTTTTGGGAGACGAGAGAAATTAAAGAACGGAGAAGGAGACTGGTTGAAGAATTTTTTTTTGACTAGGGGGAAGCGGTTGCTTCTTCACAAAGGTAAACTAAACTATATATACTGGTGGAACCCTAGCAGACTTATAAGCTTTGAGATCCTTGGGCTAGATTAGAAGCTAACATCATACCCTTTTTCAGCAAATAATAAAACAATTAATGTTGCTGCTGCGTAACCTATCTTGGTGTGTTCCTACTGGCTATCAAGGGTGCATTGAGATAACAGAGGAGCGTGGCTTTTTGTGTAACGACCTGATTCCGGTTTCGGAACTCGTTAGCTGACTAAGGCCCAAGCAATACCCGAAGCCTCGGGATGTTTGTCTATAAATACCCATTTCCCCAGCTCCAGCAGCTTGTTTGCCTGCAAGAAAAATAAATCAGAAGTTTAGACAGAGAAAGAGAGAGAGAGAGTGGGGGAAAACCTTTTCAATGGAGCCACCTGAGTTGCCACTGGAGCCACCACGCCTTGAGACCTCGTCGAGCTCGTTCCCACCGTTCGCCGCAGTAAGGAATCGCCGGAAGCCGCCATGCATTTGAGCCAAGTTTTGGCCGTTTCTGTAAATCGACGATATCTTCTTAACCGTTGAAAATATCGTGCATCCAAGCCTACCATCGTGTTCCTCTTCTCAAGACGAAGCCGTAGACACCGACCACGCCGCAATCAGAGCTCAGACAAAGCCGTACGCGCCTCCAGAAGTTACGCCGACTGCGCGCGTGACGTACACACGCCTCCGCCGGAAATCGTGTCCGCCGCCGTCCGCCGCAGTGCTCCACCGTCCGTCACCACCGTCCTCTGCCGTTGTCCGCTGCCGGTAAGCCGCCGCCCTCCGCCGTCGCCGCCAGTGACCGTCGCCGGTGACTTGCCGGTGACTCGATCAAGTCAGCCGAGTCAACTCAGCGAGTCAACCCGGTTGACTCGGTAAACCGGTTGGTTGACTGGTTTGACCGATTTAAATTAATTTCGGTTCGGTTAAGGTAAACCGGTAAGTTATGTCAAATTGATTTCTGGTCAATGGTTGACCGGGTTGACCTTTGACCAGCAGGTTGACTTTTCCGCAAACCTTGACCAATTCTGTTTTTGACCGTTCGAAAGGCGTTCGGGCTCAGAATTTCGATCTGATTTCAGATATGGAGTCTATTTGAGCAGTTGGAGTTCATAGACACTAATTTGCTATTGCTAAGGTGAGGGTCTATTCCCAAACTTCTCGTACACGGCTTAGGACCTCGAATAAGTATAATTTATTTCTAATATGTTCAGTCTGCGTGAAATCGAGTCTGTCATTGTTTGTTTAGTTTTAGGTTATTTGCTTAAACCGGAACTAGGAAGTTATATGATTCAACATTTATTGCTTCACTTAATGTAATGTTTAGTTAGAATTGTTTGAGACAAATACAGAGACGGACTTCTATATGCCGGATTGTATGAGAGACTACGGCCAGTCAGTCGACCGGCTGGACCGTAGTCTGGTGTGGTCGATAAAGCGTCTGAGGGCGGTGACACCGAGCACTCTCTCGGCAGTGTTGTTTGGCCTGTTAGTGGACAGCGAGTGTGCACCTCGCTAGGACCATTGTTTGTTGTTTGGGTAATTTAGGTACCGTGTTTGACATGTATTGGAATTAAATTATATTTATTCGGAGTGCTATGTCCGGATCCATGGACTTCAGGGGAGCATCCCATACCTCACTGAGCGATTCCTCTGTCTCTCACCCCTCATTCTTGCCATTTTCAGGTGAGACAAACAACTATGTGATATTTGGACGGATTTGGTGCTACTGGACTTTTTCTTCAGATTTTTATTTTGGTTTGGGTGAGTGAAATTAGGTTATGGACTTTTATATTACGGGATATTATTGGTGGTCCGCCGTCCTTAGTGAGAGAGAGACGGGTGTCACATTGTTGTATGATAACACGTCGGGGGTGATACACTGTCCGGAGGTGACTTTTGGTGGACATCTTTTAGTATGCAATGAGGACTTATAGTACTTGACATCACTTATACTATTCATCTCTTCCTTATTTCTTGACATATAGTCAACTTTTGTGTATATTCTCACTTGTGTAGATTCTTGGCAATTGAAGGAGGTAAATGGATTCAGTTACATGGCACTGATAAATTAGAATGCTCTCGGGTCTGTGGCTTTGCTCAAAGCTCGGATATATTAAGAGATTTTAGAGTCTACTTTGTTTCCCGTTTTTTTTGCTTTAATCCTTCTAACTAGATTTTGACCCGCACGCTCGTGCGGGTATATTTTTTTAAAAAATATAATGCTATTTTATTTTTATGTCACTATTTAGAGTTGGGCAAAAAACTCGAATTCGAAGAATCAAACCGATCACAATCCGAATAAGTAGTACTAAATCTGAACCGGAATTGATTAAATATCCGAATTATTCAAAATTTTGGTATTTGAAGAACTGGAACCTAATCCGATCCGAACCGAAATATTTTGGGTATCCAAAATAGATTTATATAAATATTTTGGGTATCCAAAATAGATTTATATACTTATATATATTAATTATTTTTAGATTTAATATATATAAAAACATCCAGAATATATATGATACTTTTAAGTTCACATAAATGCTTGAAAATATATACAAATAGTTAGATGTAAATATCTTAAATAGTTAAAAAAATACTAAAAACTCAAAAATACTTAAATAATTATTAATTATCTATCCAAATATTTAAACCAAACTTATTTAAATTGGTTATCCAAATCTGAACCAAATCCTCAAAGATCTGAATTGAATACGAAATCCCAAAAAGACCCGAGAACGAACCCGAATGCCAGGCAATTAGATTGACCCGTTTTCGTATATTTTAAATCTGGGCCAGATAGATAGTTTCTTATAATATGATGGATTTTTAATTTTTCTTAATAACATAAGCCCATTATTTTTTTTC
Proteins encoded:
- the LOC106308482 gene encoding uncharacterized protein LOC106308482, producing the protein MARTRRALLRTEAEITRDAIAELQAQMATITSTLQTLNVQRPSPPPARVEPNDTDSEDENEEDDPIAEAVDDNPFAPLCINQDIAQDNAPVAAADTQWTTGFKTEIPEFHGNTSDEELLDWIVMVEEILEFKRAPLERCVPLLTMRFRGRAAAWWTQLKTARARLGKPKITSWDKLKSKLKKTLLPYNYDQLMFQRLHTIRQGTRFVAEYSTEFFLLLTRVDIQDSERQLVARFTAGLRQQLQHTITLFHPLTLSEAHQQALTIEAQTKSSPFTHWTVPRSSRPAQLPTTQVVTEDTAQTKPETAIVPYNDNRGNRPTSLRCFSCGEIGHRQSNCPTRNRRGLLLDTVGNDVEVIYDEETNDITEEPEVLTADTGPALMIRRVCRAPRGADVNPQRHNLFHSKCTIGGKVCTFIIDSGSSENVIAEEVVNKLHLATELHLYPYKLAWLDQKTDLLITRHALISFSVGDAYKDQIHCDVAPMDACHFLLGRPWIFDRRIQHDGFLNTYTFRLNNRTYTLQPNEPEGSAKKSSPVLILQRKPFEAAMRE